tgagttgtaggggtttaatggtacaggcagggagcccagccaacagtgagttgcagtaatccagacgggagatgacaagtgcctggattaggacatgtgccgcttccggtgtaaggtagggtcgcactctgcgaatgttgtagagcatgaacctacaggatcgggtcaccgctttcatgttagcggagaacgacagggtgttgtccagggtcatgccaaggttctttgcactctgggaggaggacacaacagagttgtcaaccgtgatggcgagatcatggagtgggcagtccctggacatattcaatctctccatatcccagtctgttgtctccacttgcttcaatatgtccaccattgttcctgtacccaagaaagcgaaggtaacaactaaatgactatcgccccatagcactctcttctgtcatcatgaagtgctttgagaggctagttaaggatcatatcacctctaccttacccgacaacctagacccactacaattctcataacgccccaacagatccacggacgacgcaatcgccattgcgCTCCACTCTGCCCTATCTCACCTGGACAAGATAAATacttatgtaagaatgctgttcatctactgccctccaagctcatcactaagctcagggccctgtgtctgaacccctccctgtggtGAAGGTAGActacaacacctccgccacgctgatcctcaacacgtgggccccacaggggtgcgtgctcagcacactcctgtactccctgttcacccatgactgcattgccacacacatctccaactcaaccatcaagtttgctgacgacacaacagtggtaggcctgattaccaacaatgatgagacaacatatagggaggaggtgagagccctggcagagtggtgccaggaaaataacctctccctcaacatcaacaaaatgaaggagctgatcgtggattacaggagacagcagagagagcacgcccccatccaaaTTGATGGGGCTgaagtggagagggtcaaaagcttcataTTCCtcagcgtgcacatcactgacgacctgaaatggtcccttcacacagacaatgtggtgaagaaggcgcaacagcacctcttcaaccccAGGAGTCTGAAGAAATTAGTCTTggtccctaagaccctcacaaacttctacagatgaaccattgagagcatcgtgtcaggctgtatcatcgcctggtatggcaatagcaccgtcaaccgcagggctctccaaagggtggtgcggtcattccaacgcatcatcgggggcacactgcctgccctccaggacatctacagcacccaatgtcacaggaaggtcaaggagatcatcaaggacctcagccacccgagccacggcctgttcaacccgctaccatctagtagcagtacaggtgcatcaaagctgggtcAGAGAGACTggtaaacagcttctatctccaggccatcagactgttaaacagtcaccactaccCGGCTTTCACCCACCACTACTAAGGCTTTcgccttagtcactgttactagccggctacacctggtactctaccctgcaccttagagactgctgccctatgtacatagagtcattaAACACAGGTCACTTtagtaatgtttacatactgctatacccacttcatatgtactcTATTCTAGTCATAAACACtgtttctattcatatactgtccatactgtctatacacaccactatatatataaataatggtgtgtatagacagtatggacagtatatgaatggaAACTGTGTTTGATCTGCagtgtgtttctagctccaaccgtaataatacctagcaatacaaaacaatacacacataacccacaaagtaaaaagaaagaaattaagaaatatatactcCGGACCCTGACAGTACTCATtttgatatttcttaatttctttcttttgactttgtgtgtattgttttgtattgctaggtcttattactgcactgttggagatataaacacaagcatttctctgcacctttgataacatctgcaaatctgtgtttgcgccaataaactttgatttgatttgatttttgagtCTGAGACTAATCTGTTGTTGAAGTCAACAATAAGCTCATATGAGTTATGTATCGCGGGAGGTATTGACCAGTGTTTGTGTCCATCATACACGCTGCAGATCAATCAATGTGAAATATTTCAGCCCAAGAATCACAGTTAATTAAATGAAGTCCAATATTAACTAATAACtgtcttgaatgttttggttgtAATAGACTAAACTTAGCCTATAAAAGACTAAACTTAGCCTATAAAAGAGAATAAACAGCAGTTACTTTTTACTGTCAGAACACTTTAAGACTATTTCTTATAGCAACATCATATTTGTTTGTGCTCTTTTTTTAACCTACTTATTGAAATGTTTTGATATTATTCCTACAACGTGCACTGTTGAGAGGAGAGCTCACGAGTAAGCATTACATTCTACCGTTTACACCCCATTGTATCCTGAGCATATgacaaatacactttgatttAGTTGTGATTTTAAACAATTTCTCCGATTTCCGAGACCATTAGCCAACTAGATTTAAATCATTCTAATGACTCTTTATGAGCGCGTctaaggcggcaggtagcttagtgggtaagagcgttgtgccagtaaccgaaaggtcgctggttctaatccccgagccgactaggtgaaaaatctgtcgatgtgcccttaagcaaggcacttaaccctaattgctcctgtaagtcgctctggataagagcgtctgctaaatgactaaaatgtctaaGTAACAGAAACGTTATCATCTCACCTGGACCGTGAATGTTCTCCTCGCAGGAGTACCAGATCCCGGTGTGGAAACGGCGGAACAGAAAGCGATCGTCTCCGGTCTCCCAGCTGTAGTGGACCTTGCTCTTGTCTGTCTCGTTCACGCCGTAGTCGATGCAGTTGTGCCGCCGCTGCTTGCTGCAGTTGGGCTTGGGTACGCGCTGAGTGCCCTCGCACCAATACGTCGTAATGAACGCGGTGGTGGAAAAAAACAGGGCGACCAGGTTGAGTCCAACCGAGAGCAACGCGCGGCATTTCCGCGTGGTCTTCATTGTCTTCCGCGCGCTGGGAGCTGACGAACTGTTGCACAGGGGCGCGAAAAGTTCATTAATTACAGACGGCCTGGTTGTGTAATGGAAGAATGAAACGAAACATTGCCGAGGAAAGGGATGGAGGCG
This sequence is a window from Coregonus clupeaformis isolate EN_2021a unplaced genomic scaffold, ASM2061545v1 scaf4783, whole genome shotgun sequence. Protein-coding genes within it:
- the LOC123490780 gene encoding germ cell-specific gene 1-like protein, with translation MKTTRKCRALLSVGLNLVALFFSTTAFITTYWCEGTQRVPKPNCSKQRRHNCIDYGVNETDKSKVHYSWETGDDRFLFRRFHTGIWYSCEENIHGP